From the genome of Neorhodopirellula lusitana:
GCAGCCGTTCCAACGCCTCTGCCTCACACGGCGGAATCGGAAACTTGATCGCTTGCAGCAAAGCGGATTCCGGCTTCATTGATCGCTCGCCAGACTCCATCACCTGACGTCCAACATGGAAGGACGCACTGCCGGACATGCTGGCGTAAAAGCCAAAGTAAAGCATCCGAGACGGTACGGCCTGCTTGTGGTAGCTCTTTCGAAAATGCACCCTGCCGGTCGAGTCGAGAATCGTGATCCGACGGAGCGTGGAAGTTCGGGCGTGCGTTTGGATGTCAACGCGGATGACCCAATCGCCTGTCTCTGATTCGACGGCATTGACCTCTCGCAGTCGCTCTTGTCCGGCCAATCGCAACGCCCAGTTTGCCTCCACCGCTTTGGATGCCGTGATCAACTTCGTCCCCCGATTCGCCTGAACCAATGGCGGGTACTCGCGGACGATCTGGCCCGGCTTACTAGGGAAAATGCCCGGTGTGAAATCGTTCTTCGCCGAAACTAATTCGTAGGCTACGGAGGGCCGGATATTTATCGTTTTGCCGCGCCCGGCAGTGACCGTTGTTAAGCTTTGCACCCGAGGCGAGTCAAGCAGCGCGAGGCATAAGTAGTCGCACTCAGGCTCACTGCGTTCATTCGGTCTGTCGACCCGAACATTCCCATCAAGCTCGATGGCATGGTTTGGTAGCACATCGGGTAAGTCGTCCGAGCGGTACGCACTGATCGCCGCCATGCGAAACGGTTGCATGACAGCCCAGCCAAGCATTAGTGTGGCAACGAATGCCACCGCAGTGGCCGCCATGGGCGAGGAGATCGGTAGCAGTCGCCGAACAGCCGCCGTCACGGCCAGGTAAACGAAAACCGTGGGCGCAACGGTGAGAACCAACCCCGGCACAATCAACAGAAAATATCCCAACACCACCAGTTGGGGAGCCGTGATCGCTAGCCCGGCAAGAACGCCGGTGATGACAAGTGCATACTTCATCCGCAAATTCGTTACAAAGAGAAGGTCTGACACGATTCAAACGATCAAAGGCAATCGATCGAATCAGGACCAGGACCCTGGTGGGTGGGGAGCTTTCAGAAACCTAGCTTGCCATCCGCCGACACGACCGAAATTTCCGGCTCTCGGTTGTGAGTACTGGGGCTGTCGACTGGCTGCGTGACCTCGGGAAACCCACCGGTACAAACTCAACTCGACTCCTCTGGGCTGCGTAGTCAAACCGTGCGAGCGAAATGGTGGAACGTGATCGGAGTGATCAAAAAGGTTTATAATTCGACCTCAAGCAATCAGCCAGAACGGATCCAACCCATGAGCAAAGCATTCAAATTACTAAGCGGTAACAAGCTCTCGTCGGTGGACGTTTCCGATTGCGAGTACCCGAGTGAGTTGGTGCAAGTCGAAGGTGTCGTGTCGCAAAGCGGACAAGGTGGGTGGCGAGGAAATGAGAACTACACCGTTCATTCGCTGTCTTTCGACGCTTGGCGAGTGGTGGGAGAACCATTGCGCCGAAACCCGTTATTGCTGCTCCGCCCCGTCCCCATTGATGCCGAGTACTTTGGTGATTTTCCGGCCGGAACGCTCCACAAGTTCGAGGTTCTTTTGTCGGTCGAACAGACGCGTGCGGTTGTTTCCGAAGTCGTGCAAGAGAACATCGAGGACAACGAGCTTGGAGAGATTGCGAGAGAGCTTCAGCAACCGGTGATTGTTAGAACGGAACGGTTTGGCGATCTGACCTTAAATCGACAACTTGATTGGTTTGAAGGCCACGTTGATTGGGACGACGACGAGGTTGAGATATCATTCCAACCCGAAGAGGGCCTGGACATCACGAACTTGCTGGAGACCGCTGAAGTGCTTTTTCGTGATGCGGCTGAGTGGCAAAAGAAGATCGAGGCTTTCGCGGTCGCGGAGAAACTGGAACTGGCCAACGATTGGCAAGAGGACGGCAACGAGATGGACGCATGCGAATTCCTTCGACGAATGACCCTGGAGTCAATTTCGATTTTGCCAGAGGGCAAGTTTGAGTTCTGGCATGACGACGGTGACATCTTCTTTGGGCATTCCATTCAGATCAGTGGCTCGTTGCGTGAAGGCCTCACCGATTCCGACATCCCTGGTTAAGGATTCAATACCAATGGAACCGTTTGAACAGATCTGGGAATCGTCGCGGACGAATGCTTTCTCTTGGGGCTATCACTTTGTCCTGTACACGGGAGTGGGCGTGTTGATTGCGTTGTCTGTGATCCGGCATGACGTTTTTCGTCGGATTTTGAAAGCGATCGCAATTTTCGGCTTGGCGATCATCGCAACGCAGTGGTCATCGTCCGAGATCGAAGAGAAGTGGCGGATCCGCCGCGAGTGGGCGGACACACATCCGGCTGAGATGACCCAGGAAGGTTACATGGGAAGTCCGTCGAGGGCCGGTGTCTGTTGAGTTGGACACGTTTGGTCAAATACGATCTATCACCGCTCGGAAATCCCTAAAATTGATCGTAGGCTCACAGCCTAATTCAGTCGCTATCCGCCATGAATGAGGCAACCAGTCCGTTCCGCCGGGACTCGTTGTCTCGTCCACTACTAAATCGAACATTGAGATCCCATGAGCGAATATCAATACGTGGCCTTCCGTGCCATTGACCGGGCACTGGATGACAAGCAACTTGGGTTTGCGGAGAGGCAATCGTCGCATTCGGAGCTTTCTCGGTGGGAGATGTCGGTTGAATATCACTACGGTTCATTTCGTGGTAACGTCGATGGTCTGCTGCGGCGTGGCTTTGACGTGCACCTGGCCTACGCGAATTACGGTTATCGTGAGATCAAACTGCGATTGCCCAGTGGCCTCCCCTTTTCGGCATCGACGCTCAAACCGTTTCTGAACTGCGACGGGATTTCTTGGAAGAAAGATCCCAAGGGAAATGCCGGGATCCTTCAAGTTTCTCCGTTCTTTGAATGTGGCGAGATCGACGAAGTCTGGAACTTTGGTGACTACCTGGAATCCTTGGCGAAAGTACGTGAGCAACTGATCGGAGGCGATTTGCGAGCGATGTACCTGTTGTGGCTGTGCGCAGCCTGCGACCACCAAATCGATCCAGAGGCAACGATCGAACCTCCGGTGCCGCATGGTCTCAAAACGATGCCGAAGCGCAGCACCGAGCTGCTGTTGTTCTTCGGACTCGATCCGTTGACATTGAAAGCCGCGGCGGATGGCGTGCCGGGATTCGACGCGAAGAATGGTGACCAAGACCCGATCCAAGAATGGTCAGGGTCGATTAGTGATGCGCGTTCACGAGCTCTATTACGCCGGCTTTTGAAAGAGGATCCCGCATCACTCAAAGCGGAATTGCTCGCCGAGATTCGCGATTCAGGATCGGTCGTTGATTGGCCTACGACGGTGCTAGGTCGATCGATTGATGAGTTGCTTTCTTCGACCGATGAATTGCGAGAGAAGGCGAACGCAATGGAAGAGAAGAAGGAACTTGCAAAAGCCAAGCGAGAAGCCGCCAAAGCAGAGAAAGAACGCCAAGCGAGGATGGAAAAGATGAAAGCATCGCCCAAGACGTGGCTTGCTCGAGCCGAGAAGACAGCGGCTGAACGCGGCACGGTCAACTACCAAGCCGCCGCCGAGATCCTCGCCGATCTTCGCGAAGCCATCGGAGGAGAGAAGGGCAAGAAGCTTGCTCACAATTGTGCGGTGAAGATGGCCAAAGCCCACCCCACGCTCAGCATGCTCAAGTCGTCGCTGCGAAAACGCGGGCTATTGGATTGAGTCTACGCTCCTGTATCAATAGAAAAGCACGCAATGTTTGATTCTCCCTAAACCAGCGTCGCCGGGAACGACGAACCCGACCGGATGCTGCCAACACCAGAAGTCATGATTGGCCGGGATGTTCGCGTTTTGGATGACTGCCGTCCAGCTTGCTATCTGCTTCTGGATGATTGGCCTTGGTCTCAAACGAACGATCGCGTGCCTGCCGCTCGCTACGTCGACCTCTGCGGTAGGCACACAGGGCTACGACATGCTGTGACCTCCTTGGATGCCAAGCTTACTAGCGATTCGACAATTGGCATTCACCCGATACCGGACACCTATCGTTCACGACTCGGTTGGAGTCGAGGCTTTAGCCGATCGCAGCTGATTCCAAGTCACCAGGCCAACTCCAGCTTCATGCTCGCGAGAATGTCCGGGTGTTATTCGGGGGAAGGTGTATGGAATCGGCTGAAGCCTTGACTCCAACGGTTTTGATGAGAAAAGTTGTGCGATTACCGTTTCTCTTTCAGATGACAGGATCCCAGAGAAAGACGACCGGGCGGAGGACGTGGGGCGGAGGACATAGGGCGGAGGACATATGGCGGTTCTTACGCTCAGCGGGAGCGTTATCTCGCTCGTGGAATTGGCTTGACAGGGTCGGTGCGTTGGACCGTCGGGGTGGCGAGTGTTGATTTGATTCGTTGCTTTCTTGCGACCGAGCGTCAAGTTCGCGATTGAAAGTTGTGCGCCGGGGCGTGCGATGCGCATAGTTTGAGGGGGGCGTCGTGGAAAAATGGGGGGGCGTGTCACGGTGATGTGAACCTTTGGCGTTCAATGCCTATCAATAGAAGCAAATTTGTGCGAACGTTTAGCGAGCGTGCTTGCGCGATGCGGATTGATTGATTGGTGTCCGTGACGCGTGGTTTGTTAAAGCTGAACTTGCGGTAGCGAGAATGGACGAGTGTTTGGGTTGGTCGCTGTGTAGGCCGAATGTTTTGACCCAATTCGCTAAACCGCGAACTTGAGTTTTCGCTGTGCGCAATCTTCGTCCTCCCAGCCTCGTAGCGCCGAAAAGGCAACTTCATGAACAAGAACGATCCCTCCCAACTCGACCACGTTACCTACGGCGACGTTTCTACGATTACAGGCGGCGCGATCACAGATCTGGTGGAGACCGATCGTTCGCACGCGAAACGGGGTGCACGGCTTCTCGCCGAAGCACTGGTTGCC
Proteins encoded in this window:
- a CDS encoding DUF2262 domain-containing protein, with translation MSKAFKLLSGNKLSSVDVSDCEYPSELVQVEGVVSQSGQGGWRGNENYTVHSLSFDAWRVVGEPLRRNPLLLLRPVPIDAEYFGDFPAGTLHKFEVLLSVEQTRAVVSEVVQENIEDNELGEIARELQQPVIVRTERFGDLTLNRQLDWFEGHVDWDDDEVEISFQPEEGLDITNLLETAEVLFRDAAEWQKKIEAFAVAEKLELANDWQEDGNEMDACEFLRRMTLESISILPEGKFEFWHDDGDIFFGHSIQISGSLREGLTDSDIPG